One window of Brachybacterium ginsengisoli genomic DNA carries:
- a CDS encoding sulfite exporter TauE/SafE family protein has protein sequence MDDPGALLVLGMAAGTFVGAVAQRATGMGFALLTAPFLVLVLGPLEGILAVNAASCVANSLILVQVHRDIDWTRAKVLVPMGVVGVLPGALAVALLPEAPLTIVVSLLVVLGLATTVLMRGRTLPPSTALGAVGGFASGFMNVTAGVGGPGVVVYARATGWEHRRFAATAQLHGLVLGAVSLAAKRALPAFSPTGWTALLLALLAGLVVGDRLARRVDGSDMMRPVIVIASAGALLALVRGVLALG, from the coding sequence GTGGACGATCCCGGAGCGCTGCTCGTTCTCGGCATGGCGGCCGGCACCTTCGTCGGGGCGGTCGCCCAGCGGGCCACCGGCATGGGCTTCGCGCTGCTGACGGCGCCGTTCCTGGTCCTCGTGCTCGGACCGCTCGAGGGGATCCTCGCGGTCAACGCCGCCTCCTGCGTGGCCAACTCCCTGATCCTGGTGCAGGTGCACCGTGACATCGACTGGACCCGCGCGAAGGTGCTGGTCCCCATGGGCGTGGTGGGCGTGCTGCCCGGTGCGCTCGCCGTGGCGCTGCTGCCCGAGGCTCCCCTGACGATCGTGGTCAGCCTCCTGGTGGTGCTGGGGCTGGCCACCACCGTCCTCATGCGCGGGCGCACCCTCCCGCCCTCGACCGCCCTCGGCGCCGTGGGCGGCTTCGCCTCCGGGTTCATGAACGTCACCGCGGGCGTCGGCGGGCCCGGGGTGGTCGTCTACGCCCGGGCCACCGGCTGGGAGCATCGCCGGTTCGCGGCCACGGCGCAGCTGCACGGCCTGGTGCTCGGGGCGGTGTCGCTCGCGGCCAAGCGGGCGCTGCCCGCCTTCTCCCCGACCGGCTGGACGGCGCTGCTGCTCGCGCTCCTGGCCGGACTCGTCGTCGGCGATCGTCTCGCCCGGAGGGTCGACGGATCCGACATGATGCGCCCGGTCATCGTGATCGCGTCGGCCGGTGCGCTGCTGGCGCTCGTGCGGGGCGTGCTGGCCCTGGGCTGA